From a single Candoia aspera isolate rCanAsp1 chromosome 2, rCanAsp1.hap2, whole genome shotgun sequence genomic region:
- the PCYT2 gene encoding ethanolamine-phosphate cytidylyltransferase isoform X1, which produces MLRNGAAGGASPFSAAARPVRVWCDGCYDMVHYGHSNQLRQARAMGDYLIVGVHTDDEISKHKGPPVFTQEERYKMVKAIKWVDEIVQGAPYVTTLETLDKYNCDFCVHGDDITLTADGKDTYEEVKKAGRYRECKRTQGVSTTDLVGRMLLMTKAHHSNIAEDTDYRKHADNLGKCPKGHSPWTGVSQFLQTSQKIIQFASGKEPQPGDTIIYVAGAFDLFHVGHVDFLERVHQMAKRPYIIAGLHFDQEVNLYKGKNYPIMNVHERTLSVLACRYVSEVVIGAPYSVTADLLDHFKVDLVCHGMTEVVPDKDGSDPYEEPKRRGIFRLVDSGNNLTTDLIVKRIIKNRLEFEARNQKKEAKELAVLEVMKRKEEAAQQKTGLRDQES; this is translated from the exons ATGCTGCGGAACGGAGCTGCTGGAGGCGCCTCCCCTTTCAGTGCCGCCGCCCGGCCTGTGCGCGTCTGGTGCGACGGGTG CTATGATATGGTTCATTATGGACACTCCAACCAGCTGCGACAAGCTCGTGCAATGGGAGATTATCTGATTGTGGGAGTCCACACAGATG ATGAAATATCCAAACATAAAGGTCCCCCTGTCTTTACTCAAGAAGAAAGATACAAAATGGTGAAGGCCATCAAGTGGGTAGATGAGATTGTTCAAGGAGCTCCTTATGTCACAACACTGGAAACCCTGGATAAATACAACTGTGACTTCTGTGTACATGGGG atgACATCACACTTACTGCAGATGGCAAGGATACTTATGAGGAAGTGAAGAAAGCTGGGAGATACAG GGAATGTAAACGCACCCAGGGAGTGTCCACCACCGATCTGGTTGGCCGGATGTTGCTTATGACCAAGGCCCATCACAGCAACATT gCTGAAGATACAGATTATCGGAAGCATGCAGATAACCTAGGGAAG tGCCCTAAAGGCCATAGTCCCTGGACCGGAGTTTCTCAGTTtctgcaaacatctcagaagatcaTCCAATTTGCATCTGGCAAGGAGCCACAACCTGGAGATACCATAATCTATGTGGCTGGTGCCTTTGATCTCTTTC ATGTAGGTCATGTGGATTTTCTGGAGAGAGTGCACCAAATGGCAAAGCGACCTTACATAATTGCGGGGCTGCACTTTGACCAA GAAGTTAATCTCTATAAGGGCAAGAACTATCCCATAATGAATGTGCATGAGCGAACCCTCAGCGTTTTGGCCTGCAGG TATGTTTCTGAAGTAGTGATTGGAGCTCCCTATTCAGTCACTGCCGATCTGCTGGATCATTTCAAG GTGGATCTTGTGTGCCATGGGATGACTGAGGTGGTACCTGACAAGGATGGATCAGACCCATATGAG GAACCCAAGAGACGTGGTATTTTCCGGCTGGTAGACAGTGGCAACAATCTTACAACTGATCTGATAGTGAAAAGAATAATTAAGAACAG GCTGGAATTTGAAGCTCGGAATCAGAAGAAAGAAGCAAAGGAACTGGCTGTACTGGAGGTcatgaaaagaaaggaggaagcagCCCAACAGAAGACAGGTCTAAGGGACCAAGAGAGTTAG
- the PCYT2 gene encoding ethanolamine-phosphate cytidylyltransferase isoform X2: protein MVKAIKWVDEIVQGAPYVTTLETLDKYNCDFCVHGDDITLTADGKDTYEEVKKAGRYRECKRTQGVSTTDLVGRMLLMTKAHHSNIAEDTDYRKHADNLGKCPKGHSPWTGVSQFLQTSQKIIQFASGKEPQPGDTIIYVAGAFDLFHVGHVDFLERVHQMAKRPYIIAGLHFDQEVNLYKGKNYPIMNVHERTLSVLACRYVSEVVIGAPYSVTADLLDHFKVDLVCHGMTEVVPDKDGSDPYEEPKRRGIFRLVDSGNNLTTDLIVKRIIKNRLEFEARNQKKEAKELAVLEVMKRKEEAAQQKTGLRDQES from the exons ATGGTGAAGGCCATCAAGTGGGTAGATGAGATTGTTCAAGGAGCTCCTTATGTCACAACACTGGAAACCCTGGATAAATACAACTGTGACTTCTGTGTACATGGGG atgACATCACACTTACTGCAGATGGCAAGGATACTTATGAGGAAGTGAAGAAAGCTGGGAGATACAG GGAATGTAAACGCACCCAGGGAGTGTCCACCACCGATCTGGTTGGCCGGATGTTGCTTATGACCAAGGCCCATCACAGCAACATT gCTGAAGATACAGATTATCGGAAGCATGCAGATAACCTAGGGAAG tGCCCTAAAGGCCATAGTCCCTGGACCGGAGTTTCTCAGTTtctgcaaacatctcagaagatcaTCCAATTTGCATCTGGCAAGGAGCCACAACCTGGAGATACCATAATCTATGTGGCTGGTGCCTTTGATCTCTTTC ATGTAGGTCATGTGGATTTTCTGGAGAGAGTGCACCAAATGGCAAAGCGACCTTACATAATTGCGGGGCTGCACTTTGACCAA GAAGTTAATCTCTATAAGGGCAAGAACTATCCCATAATGAATGTGCATGAGCGAACCCTCAGCGTTTTGGCCTGCAGG TATGTTTCTGAAGTAGTGATTGGAGCTCCCTATTCAGTCACTGCCGATCTGCTGGATCATTTCAAG GTGGATCTTGTGTGCCATGGGATGACTGAGGTGGTACCTGACAAGGATGGATCAGACCCATATGAG GAACCCAAGAGACGTGGTATTTTCCGGCTGGTAGACAGTGGCAACAATCTTACAACTGATCTGATAGTGAAAAGAATAATTAAGAACAG GCTGGAATTTGAAGCTCGGAATCAGAAGAAAGAAGCAAAGGAACTGGCTGTACTGGAGGTcatgaaaagaaaggaggaagcagCCCAACAGAAGACAGGTCTAAGGGACCAAGAGAGTTAG